Proteins from a single region of Mustela erminea isolate mMusErm1 chromosome X, mMusErm1.Pri, whole genome shotgun sequence:
- the TAB3 gene encoding TGF-beta-activated kinase 1 and MAP3K7-binding protein 3 isoform X4, with protein sequence MAQSTPQLDMQVLHDLRQRFPEIPEGVVSQCMLQNNNNLEACCRALSQESSKYLYMEYHSPDDNRMNRNRLLHINLGIHSPSSYHPGDGAQLNGGRTLVHSSSDGHIDPQHAASKQLICLVQEPHSAPAVVAATPNYNPFFMNEQNRSAATPPSQPPQQPSSMPTGMNPSAMQGPSPPPPPSYMHIPRYSTNPITVTVSQNLPSGQTVPRALQILPQIPSNLYGSPGSIYIRQTSQSSSGRQTPQTTPWQSSPQGPVPHYSQRPLPVYPHQQNYQPSQYSPKQQQIPQPAYHSPPPSQCPSPFSSPQHQVQPSQLGHPSSHVFMPPSPSTTPPHPYQQGPPSYQKQGSHSVAYLPYTTSSLPKGSMKKIEITVEPSQRPGTAMNRSPSPISNQPSPRNQHSLYTATTPPSSSPSRGISSQPKPPFNVNPVYITYTQPTGPSCAPSPSPRVIPNPTTVFKITVGRATTENLLNLVDQEERSAAPEPIQPISVVPGSGGEKGSHKYQRSSSSGSDDYAYTQALLLHQRARMERLAKQLKLEKEELERLKAEVNGMEHDLMQRRLRRVSCTTAIPTSI encoded by the exons ATGGCGCAGAGCACTCCACAGCTTGACATGCAGGTTCTCCATGACCTCCGACAGCGTTTCCCGGAGATTCCAGAGGGTGTTGTGTCTCAGTGCATGTTACAG AACAACAACAATCTTGAAGCCTGTTGCCGAGCCCTCTCCCAGGAGAGTAGCAAATACTTATATATGGAATACCACAGTCCAGATGACAACAGGATGAATAGAAATCGCCTTTTGCATATTAATCTGGGTATCCATTCTCCGAGTAGCTACCACCCAGGAGATGGGGCACAACTTAATGGGGGTCGAACACTGGTACACAGCTCAAGTGATGGACATATTGATCCACAGCATGCAGCGAGTAAACAGCTGATATGTTTAGTTCAGGAACCACACTCCGCTCCAGCTGTTGTGGCTGCTACTCCGAACTACAATCCATTTTTTATGAATGAACAGAACAGAAGTGCAGCTACTCCTCCTTCACAGCCACCTCAGCAGCCGTCTTCCATGCCCACAGGAATGAATCCATCTGCTATGCAAGGGCCTTCACCGCCGCCACCTCCTTCGTACATGCACATACCTCGGTATAGTACAAATCCGATTACTGTTACAGTGTCCCAGAACCTCCCTTCTGGACAGACTGTACCAAGAGCTTTACAAATTCTTCCACAAATTCCAAGCAATCTCTATGGGTCTCCTGGTTCTATTTATATTAGACAGACATCTCAGAGTTCATCAGGAAGACAAACTCCTCAGACTACACCATGGCAGTCCTCACCACAGGGCCCAGTGCCTCATTATAGCCAACGTCCTTTACCTGTTTATCCACATCAACAGAACTATCAACCTTCTCAGTATTCTCCCAAACAACAGCAGATTCCTCAACCTGCTTACCATTCGCCACCTCCTTCTCAGTGTCCTTCACCCTTCAGCTCTCCACAGCATCAGGTGCAGCCTTCCCAGTTGGGCCACCCAAGTTCCCACGTCTTTATGCCCCCTAGTCCTTCAACTACTCCACCGCATCCGTATCAACAAGGACCTCCCAGCTATCAGAAGCAGGGAAGCCATTCAGTAGCTTATCTCCCATACACAACATCTAGCTTACCCAAAGGATCCATGAAGAAGATAGAAATTACAGTAGAACCCTCTCAAAGACCTGGGACAGCAATGAACAGGAGTCCTTCACCTATCAGTAATCAACCATCTCCACGGAATCAGCACTCCCTGTACACAGCCACCACACCACCTTCAAGTTCTCCTTCAAGAGGAATATCCAGTCAACCAAAACCTCCATTTAATGTTAATCCtgtgtatattacatatacacaGCCCACTGGACCTTCATGTGCTCCGTCGCCATCTCCTCGAGTGATACCAAACCCaactacagtttttaaaattactgtagGTCGAGCGACGactgaaaatcttttaaatttagtgGACCAAGAAGAACGTTCTGCAGCCCCAGAACCTATTCAGCCTATTTCAGTGGTACCAGGCtctgggggagaaaagggaagccatAAATACCAGAGGAGTTCTAGTTCTGGATCAGATGACTATGCCTATACACAAG CCTTGCTGTTACATCAGCGAGCAAGGATGGAGAGGTTAGCAAAGCAGTTGAAACTTGAGAAAGAGGAGCTAGAGCGGTTGAAGGCTGAAGTGAACGGGATGGAGCATGACCTGATGCAGAGACGGCTCCGAAGGGTCAGCTGCACCACTGCAATCCCCACG